From Leptospira limi, one genomic window encodes:
- a CDS encoding ABC transporter substrate-binding protein, with amino-acid sequence MKFDSYKRVVFFTAVLSIAFAVTCGKKETKVSEIGQGEGEVSIVAWPGYIERGETDKGYDWVTEFEKNTGCKVNVKTAATSDEMVALMNEGGFDLVTASGDASLRLVAGGKVQEINIDLIPSWKNVDSRLQNAPWHTVDGKHFGVPYQWGPNVLMYNTKVFKKAPTSWNVVFEEQVLPDGKSNKGRVQAFDGPIYIADAALYLKVAKPELGIQDPYELDEKQYTAVIELLKKQRQLVPKYWHDAMVQVDDFKKEGLVASSTWPFQVNLLVSEKQPVSSIVPVEGATGWADSTMLHKDSKHVNCAYKWMEHSLSPKVQGDLASWFGSVPSVPAACKGNALLGDTGCAVNGFNNFEKISFWRTPKEDCSGGRKCVPYKKWAEDYISIIGSK; translated from the coding sequence ATGAAATTCGATTCATACAAACGAGTGGTTTTTTTTACAGCAGTTCTTTCGATCGCTTTTGCGGTAACCTGCGGTAAAAAAGAAACAAAGGTTTCAGAAATTGGACAAGGTGAGGGAGAAGTTTCCATCGTTGCTTGGCCAGGTTACATTGAACGTGGTGAAACAGACAAGGGATATGACTGGGTCACTGAATTTGAAAAAAATACAGGCTGTAAAGTAAATGTAAAAACTGCCGCTACATCTGATGAGATGGTAGCACTTATGAATGAAGGTGGATTTGACTTGGTAACTGCTTCAGGTGACGCATCACTTCGATTAGTTGCAGGTGGAAAAGTCCAAGAGATTAACATTGATTTGATTCCAAGTTGGAAAAACGTAGACTCTCGTTTACAAAATGCTCCTTGGCATACTGTAGATGGTAAACATTTCGGAGTTCCTTACCAATGGGGACCAAACGTACTTATGTACAACACAAAAGTTTTTAAAAAAGCTCCAACAAGTTGGAATGTTGTATTTGAAGAACAAGTTTTACCAGATGGAAAATCTAACAAAGGTAGAGTGCAAGCATTTGATGGTCCAATTTACATCGCTGACGCTGCCCTTTATCTAAAAGTTGCAAAACCAGAACTTGGAATCCAAGATCCTTACGAATTGGATGAAAAACAATACACGGCTGTGATTGAGTTATTAAAAAAACAAAGACAACTCGTTCCAAAATACTGGCATGATGCAATGGTCCAAGTTGACGATTTCAAAAAAGAAGGTTTAGTTGCTTCTTCAACATGGCCATTCCAAGTAAATTTACTTGTGAGTGAAAAACAACCTGTATCATCTATCGTTCCTGTGGAAGGAGCAACTGGTTGGGCAGATAGTACAATGTTACACAAAGATTCTAAACACGTTAACTGTGCTTACAAATGGATGGAACATTCTCTTTCTCCAAAAGTACAAGGTGATTTAGCTTCTTGGTTTGGATCTGTTCCTTCTGTTCCTGCTGCTTGTAAAGGAAATGCATTACTCGGAGATACTGGTTGTGCAGTGAACGGATTCAACAACTTTGAAAAAATCTCTTTCTGGAGAACTCCAAAAGAAGATTGTTCCGGTGGAAGAAAATGTGTGCCTTATAAAAAATGGGCAGAAGATTATATTTCCATTATTGGAAGTAAATAA
- a CDS encoding ABC transporter ATP-binding protein — MDQVYDVEFQNVTRKFDQFIAVDDVSFGIKKGEFFSMLGPSGSGKTTCLRMVAGFQDTSSGRVLLEGVDVTGIPPYKRNVNTVFQDYALFPHMSVAENVGYGLKIKKLPSAEISKRVSEMLAMVRLPDVGNRKPSELSGGQRQRIALARALINRPGVLLLDEPLGALDLKLREEMQLELKAIQKEVGITFIFVTHDQEEALSMSDRIAIFNKGKVEQIATPEELYNRPKTEFVANFVGTSNILSVEETKRLTGHDGKMMIRPERVHVFANAKEDNHSSGYRTFKAILKSQVYSGATSKMHFETPSGSRIIASTQNLKISADHIAVGSEVLVGWKDSDMHLL, encoded by the coding sequence ATGGACCAAGTTTACGATGTTGAATTTCAAAATGTAACCAGGAAATTCGACCAATTCATAGCGGTAGATGATGTCTCCTTTGGGATTAAAAAAGGTGAGTTTTTTTCGATGTTAGGCCCTTCTGGGTCTGGTAAAACTACCTGCCTCCGAATGGTGGCGGGTTTTCAAGATACTAGTTCAGGAAGGGTTCTTTTGGAAGGAGTTGATGTCACGGGCATCCCTCCTTACAAAAGAAATGTCAATACAGTCTTCCAAGATTATGCTTTGTTCCCACATATGTCTGTTGCGGAAAATGTGGGGTATGGTTTAAAAATTAAAAAACTTCCAAGTGCCGAAATTTCAAAACGTGTTTCTGAAATGCTTGCGATGGTTCGCCTTCCCGATGTGGGAAATCGAAAACCATCCGAACTATCAGGTGGTCAGAGGCAGCGGATTGCACTCGCAAGGGCACTCATCAATCGTCCAGGTGTACTTTTGTTAGATGAGCCATTGGGAGCCCTTGATTTAAAACTTCGCGAAGAAATGCAATTAGAGCTTAAAGCCATTCAAAAAGAAGTAGGGATCACATTTATTTTTGTGACCCACGACCAAGAAGAGGCACTTTCGATGTCTGATCGAATTGCTATCTTTAACAAAGGTAAGGTCGAACAAATTGCAACTCCAGAAGAGTTGTACAATCGCCCCAAAACAGAGTTTGTTGCCAACTTTGTAGGAACTTCCAATATCTTATCTGTTGAGGAAACAAAACGGCTCACAGGCCATGATGGTAAGATGATGATCCGCCCGGAACGAGTCCATGTTTTTGCAAATGCAAAAGAGGACAACCATTCATCTGGGTATAGAACATTCAAAGCAATTTTAAAAAGCCAAGTGTACTCAGGTGCAACATCCAAAATGCATTTTGAAACTCCTAGTGGATCTCGGATCATTGCCTCCACTCAAAACTTAAAAATTTCTGCAGACCATATCGCAGTTGGTTCCGAAGTTTTAGTGGGTTGGAAAGATTCCGACATGCATTTGTTATAA
- a CDS encoding NAD-dependent succinate-semialdehyde dehydrogenase — MKYIKDKDLFRQENFIGGVWCPAENKKEILVHNPATGETIGNIPHATEKDTLVAIRSAKDAFVDWKSRPAKERAGILRKWFQLMMDHQEDLALIMTQEQGKPLTEARGEIAYAASYIEWFGEEAKRSYGDVIPSHRKDTRILVFKEPIGVVGTITPWNFPAAMLARKVAPALAAGCTVVSKPSELTPHSALAMAVLAERAGLPKGVWNVLVGDPILIGKTILESKEVRKLSFTGSTKTGIYLMEKSAATLKKLSLELGGNAPFIVFEDADLDEAVKGAMLSKYRNTGQTCVCVNRFLVHSSVAETFSKKLAEKTKELVVANGMEPSASQGPLINEAAVEKVKNHIQDAVSKGAKVLIGGNTHALGGNFFEPTVLYPVNSSMMVTKEETFGPVSCIQTFQTEEEAIKLANDTDFGLASYFYTKDMARIFRVAEQLEYGMVGINEGIISSEQVPFGGVKFSGMGREGSKYGLDDYTVTKYLCLGGIK; from the coding sequence ATGAAATACATCAAAGACAAAGACCTTTTTCGCCAGGAAAATTTTATAGGTGGGGTTTGGTGCCCTGCAGAAAATAAAAAAGAAATTTTAGTACATAACCCTGCCACAGGGGAAACCATAGGGAACATCCCGCATGCAACAGAAAAGGACACGTTAGTTGCTATACGTTCAGCCAAAGATGCGTTTGTGGATTGGAAATCGAGACCTGCCAAAGAACGGGCAGGAATCCTCCGCAAATGGTTCCAACTCATGATGGACCACCAAGAAGACTTAGCTCTCATCATGACACAAGAACAAGGAAAACCTTTAACGGAAGCTAGAGGAGAAATCGCCTACGCAGCATCTTACATTGAATGGTTCGGTGAAGAAGCAAAACGTTCTTATGGAGATGTGATCCCCTCACATAGAAAAGATACAAGGATTCTTGTATTCAAAGAACCCATTGGAGTTGTCGGAACCATCACTCCTTGGAATTTTCCAGCGGCAATGCTTGCAAGGAAAGTGGCTCCAGCTCTAGCCGCAGGTTGTACGGTTGTCTCAAAACCATCCGAACTCACTCCCCATTCAGCCCTTGCAATGGCTGTACTTGCAGAACGAGCAGGACTCCCAAAAGGAGTTTGGAATGTGTTAGTTGGGGATCCAATCCTCATTGGCAAAACGATTTTAGAAAGTAAAGAGGTTCGCAAACTCAGTTTTACTGGATCCACAAAAACAGGGATTTATTTGATGGAAAAATCGGCCGCCACATTAAAAAAACTCTCACTTGAGTTAGGAGGGAATGCTCCCTTTATCGTATTTGAAGATGCAGATTTAGACGAAGCTGTAAAAGGTGCGATGTTATCCAAGTATAGAAACACAGGACAAACTTGTGTTTGTGTGAATCGTTTTTTAGTGCATTCATCTGTTGCAGAAACCTTTTCCAAAAAACTAGCTGAAAAAACAAAAGAGTTGGTTGTTGCCAACGGAATGGAACCAAGTGCCAGCCAAGGCCCACTTATCAATGAAGCTGCTGTGGAGAAAGTAAAGAATCATATCCAAGATGCTGTTTCAAAAGGGGCGAAGGTTTTAATTGGCGGGAACACACATGCATTAGGTGGAAACTTTTTTGAGCCAACCGTTTTGTATCCTGTGAACTCTTCTATGATGGTAACAAAGGAAGAAACCTTTGGACCAGTATCTTGTATCCAAACCTTCCAAACAGAGGAAGAAGCCATTAAACTCGCAAACGATACCGACTTTGGCCTCGCATCCTATTTTTACACGAAAGACATGGCTCGTATTTTTAGGGTCGCCGAACAGCTAGAATATGGAATGGTAGGCATTAACGAAGGGATCATTTCTTCAGAACAAGTCCCATTTGGGGGAGTCAAATTTTCAGGTATGGGACGAGAAGGCTCCAAATACGGTCTAGATGATTATACAGTAACCAAATATCTCTGCCTCGGAGGAATCAAATGA
- a CDS encoding ABC transporter permease has protein sequence MTNVMDRFITFLFYRKSLALFLLLSPLLVWLGVVYLGSLFTLLIQSFFSVDSFSGVIKREFTFESYYDLFRQSTNWDIIIRTTTMAFTVTVVSAIIAFPIAYYMAMNAGPKLKPILYLGVMLPLWSSYLVKVYSWKLIMAKEGILTWCLDQLGLLHLLDVVLSIPVIGGTSLSFSYIGMFLVFVYIWLPYMILPIQASLERIPKTLLEASSDLGGGPAQTFRKVILPLAFPGVVAGSIFTFSLTLGDYIIPTIIGNSSYFIGMAVYTHQGTAGNIPLAAAFSVVPIVIMMVYLTIAKRLGAFDAL, from the coding sequence ATGACGAATGTTATGGATAGATTCATCACGTTTTTATTTTACAGGAAAAGTTTGGCACTTTTTTTATTATTATCACCTCTGCTTGTTTGGCTTGGTGTTGTTTACTTAGGATCTTTATTTACTCTTCTCATCCAAAGTTTTTTCTCTGTTGATTCCTTTTCGGGTGTCATCAAACGAGAATTCACATTTGAATCCTATTATGATTTATTCCGGCAGAGTACCAATTGGGATATTATCATTCGTACAACTACAATGGCATTTACAGTCACTGTTGTGAGTGCGATCATTGCGTTTCCAATTGCTTACTACATGGCAATGAATGCTGGACCCAAACTAAAACCAATTTTGTATTTGGGTGTTATGTTGCCTTTATGGTCCAGTTACCTCGTAAAAGTGTATTCTTGGAAACTCATTATGGCCAAAGAAGGAATCCTTACCTGGTGTTTGGACCAACTAGGATTATTACACTTGTTAGATGTTGTACTTTCCATCCCTGTCATTGGTGGCACTTCTTTATCTTTTTCCTACATCGGTATGTTTTTGGTATTCGTTTACATATGGTTACCTTACATGATTTTACCCATCCAGGCATCTTTAGAAAGAATTCCAAAAACACTTTTAGAAGCTTCCTCTGATTTGGGAGGAGGGCCGGCTCAAACCTTTCGCAAAGTCATTTTACCTTTAGCGTTTCCTGGTGTTGTTGCAGGTTCTATTTTTACATTTTCCTTAACACTCGGTGATTATATCATTCCTACAATTATCGGGAATTCGAGTTATTTTATCGGAATGGCTGTTTACACACACCAAGGAACTGCGGGGAACATCCCACTTGCTGCTGCATTTTCTGTGGTTCCCATTGTCATTATGATGGTGTATTTAACAATCGCTAAACGATTAGGAGCATTTGATGCGCTCTAA
- the gabT gene encoding 4-aminobutyrate--2-oxoglutarate transaminase, whose amino-acid sequence MTGNQKQTNKTLWERRLKNVPRGVTTAYPVFAEKAKNAEIWDIEGKRFIDFGGGIGVQNTGHCHPKVVAAIHKQVDQVLHTAFQIMPYEPYIVLAEKLNAKAPIDGEAKTILFSSGAEALENAVKIARAATGRPGIISFLGGFHGRTMMALALTGKVVPYKKGFGPFSSDVYHIPFPMEYHGVTEDDSIKALNNLFKADIDPTRVAAIAIEPVQGEGGFYIASPSFLKKLRAICDEHGILLIADEVQSGFARTGKLFAIEHSGVKPDLITTAKSLAAGMPLSAVIGKTSIMDSVEPGGLGGTYAGNPVACAAGIAVMDLIEEEGILEKSTQLGTMLVKELNEIKKSNTIIGEIRGLGGMVAFELVENGDANKPSADMAKKLTTKALEHGLILLSCGVYGNVIRILVPITAEESVVKEGLNIIAKSLKEI is encoded by the coding sequence ATGACGGGCAATCAAAAACAAACAAACAAAACTCTATGGGAAAGAAGATTAAAAAACGTTCCACGTGGAGTGACCACCGCCTACCCTGTGTTTGCCGAGAAAGCAAAAAATGCAGAAATTTGGGATATTGAAGGGAAACGATTCATTGATTTTGGTGGTGGGATTGGTGTTCAAAATACAGGACATTGCCATCCAAAAGTGGTGGCTGCCATCCACAAACAAGTGGACCAGGTACTCCACACTGCATTTCAAATCATGCCATATGAACCATACATTGTTCTCGCAGAAAAATTAAATGCGAAAGCTCCAATTGATGGAGAAGCCAAAACCATTTTGTTTTCATCTGGTGCCGAAGCATTGGAAAATGCGGTGAAAATTGCAAGAGCTGCCACAGGAAGACCAGGGATTATCAGTTTTCTAGGTGGATTCCACGGAAGAACGATGATGGCTCTTGCCTTAACAGGAAAGGTAGTTCCTTACAAAAAAGGATTCGGACCTTTCTCGAGTGATGTGTACCATATTCCGTTTCCCATGGAATACCATGGGGTTACAGAAGATGATTCTATCAAAGCCCTAAACAATTTATTCAAAGCAGACATTGACCCAACTCGTGTGGCAGCTATTGCCATCGAACCAGTGCAAGGTGAAGGTGGATTTTACATTGCTTCTCCAAGTTTTTTAAAAAAACTAAGGGCAATTTGTGATGAACATGGAATTTTACTCATCGCCGATGAAGTGCAGTCCGGTTTTGCAAGAACAGGAAAACTTTTTGCCATCGAACATTCGGGTGTCAAACCAGACCTCATCACAACTGCAAAATCCCTTGCAGCGGGGATGCCACTTTCTGCAGTGATTGGAAAAACATCCATTATGGATTCTGTAGAACCAGGTGGACTTGGTGGAACCTATGCGGGAAACCCGGTCGCTTGTGCTGCGGGGATTGCAGTGATGGATCTCATCGAAGAAGAAGGAATTTTAGAAAAATCAACACAATTGGGAACCATGTTAGTGAAGGAACTAAACGAAATTAAAAAATCCAACACAATCATTGGCGAAATACGCGGATTAGGTGGGATGGTTGCCTTTGAACTCGTTGAAAATGGTGATGCCAATAAACCTTCTGCTGATATGGCAAAAAAATTAACAACAAAAGCCTTAGAACATGGTCTTATTCTTCTTTCTTGTGGAGTGTATGGAAACGTAATCCGAATTTTAGTTCCTATCACAGCAGAAGAATCAGTCGTAAAAGAAGGTCTAAACATCATAGCAAAATCATTAAAGGAAATCTAA